A portion of the Macaca thibetana thibetana isolate TM-01 chromosome 9, ASM2454274v1, whole genome shotgun sequence genome contains these proteins:
- the NDUFB8 gene encoding NADH dehydrogenase [ubiquinone] 1 beta subcomplex subunit 8, mitochondrial — translation MAVARAGVLGVQRLQRASWNVVPLGARTASRITKDMLPGPYPRTPEERAAAAKKYNMRVEDYEPYPDEGMGYGDYPKLPDRSQHERDPWYSWDQPDLRLNWGEPMHWHIDMYTRNRVDTSPTPVSWNVMCMHLFGFLAFMTFMFWVGDVYPSYQPVGPKQYPYNNLYLERGGDPSKEPEPVVHYEI, via the exons ATGGCGGTGGCCAGGGCCGGGGTCCTGGGAGTTCAGCGGCTGCAAAGGGCATCCTGGAACGTGGTGCCGCTGGGCGCACGGACAG CCTCCCGCATTACCAAGGACATGTTGCCAGGGCCCTATCCTAGGACCCCAGAAGAACGGGCCGCCGCCGCCAAGAAGTATAATATGCGTGTGGAAGACTACGAGCCTTACCCGGATGAGGGCATGGG GTATGGCGACTACCCGAAGCTCCCTGACCGTTCACAGCATGAGAGGGATCCATGGTATAGCTGGGACCAACCGGACCTGAGGTTGAACTGGGGTGAACCG ATGCACTGGCACATAGACATGTACACCAGGAACCGTGTGGATACATCCCCCACACCTGTTTCTTGGAATGTCATGTGTATGCACCTCTTCGGTTTCCTGGCTTTCATGACATTCATGTTCTGGGTGGGGGACGTGTACCCTTCCTACCAGCCTGTG GGACCAAAGCAGTATCCTTACAATAATCTGTACCTGGAACGAGGCGGCGATCCCTCCAAAGAACCTGAGCCGGTGGTTCACTATGAGATCTGA